One stretch of Thermomicrobiales bacterium DNA includes these proteins:
- a CDS encoding GNAT family N-acetyltransferase: MRIGTAYTATQPQPLTTDLVARHRFDWASRVDINELERIVSRHPGQSFWVPSADELLVVGPWRNRSEIAAVAEVSAIRRLDDLIDAARESCFRQGIQAFVMPEWNDTRSPQFYARNRLDLLEDVISFEAGTGATRPDDLRNGAAARIETIDSSLLDRILEIDHAAFPWLWRNSRLEFEHYLLTPGVEIWGVNDRVGELVGYVGITSYAGWGHLDRVAVAPSRQGEGHGAIAVRFAIARLRQLGAKRVGLSTQRSNVRSQRLYLRIGFQQTRQNDYRIYGTLAADAPAEARAAMNGIDRR, translated from the coding sequence ATGAGAATCGGAACGGCATACACCGCGACACAACCACAACCGCTGACGACCGATCTCGTGGCGCGTCATCGATTCGACTGGGCGAGCCGGGTCGACATCAATGAACTTGAACGGATCGTCTCACGCCATCCGGGGCAGTCGTTTTGGGTGCCGAGCGCCGACGAGCTGCTAGTGGTGGGTCCCTGGAGAAATCGTTCGGAGATTGCTGCGGTGGCCGAAGTCTCCGCGATACGTCGGCTCGACGACCTTATCGATGCCGCCCGCGAGTCATGCTTTCGGCAAGGAATCCAGGCGTTCGTGATGCCCGAGTGGAATGACACCCGCAGTCCGCAGTTCTACGCGCGCAATCGGTTGGATTTGCTGGAAGATGTGATTTCGTTCGAAGCGGGAACGGGCGCTACACGTCCGGACGACCTGCGCAACGGTGCTGCGGCGCGGATCGAAACGATCGACTCGTCTCTGCTCGATCGCATCCTGGAAATCGACCATGCGGCGTTTCCGTGGCTCTGGCGCAACTCGCGCCTCGAGTTCGAGCACTATCTGCTCACGCCCGGCGTGGAAATCTGGGGGGTGAACGATCGAGTTGGCGAACTGGTTGGCTACGTTGGTATCACGAGCTATGCCGGCTGGGGACACCTGGATCGGGTTGCCGTCGCTCCGAGCCGGCAGGGCGAGGGGCACGGCGCCATAGCGGTGCGGTTTGCCATCGCGCGTTTGCGGCAACTGGGGGCCAAACGAGTGGGGCTGAGCACGCAGCGGTCGAACGTGCGGTCGCAACGCCTGTACCTGCGTATCGGCTTTCAGCAAACCCGCCAGAATGACTATCGCATTTATGGGACACTCGCCGCGGACGCTCCGGCGGAGGCGCGCGCAGCAATGAACGGAATCGATCGAAGATGA
- a CDS encoding peptide ABC transporter substrate-binding protein — translation MNGRLAIFRTRILLLVGVLLLSAPLAAMAQGFPGGGGQDGVLRLAGPVDLRTLDPAKAKDLSTLFLIRQLFMGLTRFDDDLQPVPALAEKIDVSDNGLTYTFTLRRDARFADGRDISADDVAFSLNRALDPATAGGDASALAAPTFLSDIVGAKELLSGDADSLSGVRVIDDLTLEIDLVAPRSTFLMRLATGPAVVVDPDDVDRGDEWWTDPNSSGAFVIDSFDIESGMVLEPNDEFYAGPPDLDEVHVLLGANAFQPLNLYQVGVVDLAPVSVFSLDRALDPSSDLYADLQQSDLFAVEYLAMRSDVEPLNDANIRKALILGFPREKVAEVSFDGRVAPALGFLPNGMLGQATWPVAGWDYDLDSARQAILDSSYGAAENVPPITIYANGPPDRLIAFKEVIETDLGLRIDLVNVEWSEFIATLPRERYPAYGIYWGADFPDPESLLFTLFGTDQPDNYVGYSNPEFDELLQQAASEPDPDVRIQLYAQANQILMDDAVVLPFYYDRSYMLVRPWVHGLQLTPLGILSLDQVTVET, via the coding sequence ATGAATGGTCGACTCGCGATTTTTCGCACCCGAATCCTCCTTCTCGTTGGAGTGTTGCTCCTTTCGGCCCCGCTCGCGGCGATGGCGCAAGGATTTCCAGGGGGCGGCGGCCAGGATGGGGTGCTGCGTCTGGCCGGGCCGGTCGATCTGCGAACCCTCGATCCGGCCAAAGCCAAGGATCTCAGCACGCTCTTTCTCATACGGCAACTCTTCATGGGGTTGACACGATTCGACGACGATCTGCAGCCGGTTCCCGCGCTGGCGGAGAAGATCGACGTCTCGGACAATGGTTTGACATACACCTTCACGCTTCGACGCGATGCCCGATTTGCCGATGGACGGGACATATCCGCCGATGACGTGGCGTTCTCGCTGAATCGGGCGCTCGACCCGGCAACCGCCGGTGGCGATGCGTCGGCGTTGGCCGCGCCGACGTTCCTTTCGGACATCGTCGGAGCGAAGGAGCTTCTGAGCGGAGACGCGGATTCGCTCTCAGGCGTGCGGGTGATCGATGATCTCACGCTGGAGATCGATCTGGTTGCGCCGCGGTCCACGTTTCTCATGCGATTGGCGACTGGGCCTGCAGTTGTTGTCGACCCGGATGATGTCGATCGCGGTGATGAGTGGTGGACCGATCCGAACTCGTCGGGCGCTTTCGTCATCGATTCGTTCGATATCGAGAGCGGGATGGTGTTGGAGCCGAACGATGAGTTCTATGCCGGGCCGCCTGACCTGGACGAAGTGCACGTGTTGCTGGGCGCGAATGCGTTTCAACCGCTGAATCTGTATCAGGTTGGCGTGGTCGACCTTGCTCCCGTGAGCGTTTTTTCGCTCGATCGAGCGCTCGATCCCAGCAGCGATCTCTATGCCGATCTCCAGCAATCCGATCTCTTTGCGGTCGAGTACCTGGCGATGCGATCCGATGTGGAACCATTGAACGATGCGAACATCCGTAAGGCGCTGATCCTCGGCTTTCCCCGGGAGAAGGTTGCCGAGGTTTCGTTCGACGGTCGAGTGGCGCCGGCATTGGGATTCTTGCCAAATGGCATGCTCGGACAAGCGACCTGGCCGGTGGCTGGCTGGGACTATGACCTGGACAGCGCGCGGCAGGCGATTCTCGACTCGTCGTATGGGGCAGCGGAAAACGTGCCGCCGATCACGATCTATGCGAATGGACCGCCCGACCGGCTGATTGCCTTCAAGGAGGTCATCGAGACCGATCTCGGGCTGCGCATCGATCTCGTGAATGTGGAGTGGTCGGAGTTCATTGCAACGTTGCCGAGGGAGCGGTATCCCGCGTACGGAATCTACTGGGGCGCGGATTTCCCCGACCCGGAGAGCCTGCTTTTCACACTGTTCGGCACGGACCAACCAGACAACTATGTTGGCTATTCGAATCCGGAATTCGACGAGCTGTTGCAGCAGGCGGCCTCGGAGCCGGACCCTGATGTGCGCATTCAGCTCTACGCTCAGGCGAATCAGATCCTCATGGACGATGCGGTGGTTCTGCCCTTCTACTACGATCGTTCGTACATGCTGGTACGCCCGTGGGTGCATGGATTGCAGCTCACCCCGCTCGGCATCCTCTCTCTCGATCAGGTCACGGTCGAGACCTGA
- a CDS encoding HD domain-containing phosphohydrolase, translating into MTVSLQPGSILEAYLGDPRSLDRVSTLERLRLADAHLALHADAVAELVRAMTDRLCTLTCTERALIIDAAWLHDIGKLTIAPETLNKPGPLTDAEWIEMRDHPGRGADFLNLSPGLRQLAPFVRHHHERNDGTGYPDGLAGSDIPLGARLIGVADAYDAMISWRPYRAPRSETDARAELRRCSGSQFDPDVVALFLDVVSLPRSQRRT; encoded by the coding sequence TTGACGGTTTCACTGCAACCCGGTTCCATACTCGAAGCCTATTTGGGTGATCCGCGCTCGCTCGATAGGGTGTCCACGCTCGAACGTCTGCGGTTGGCCGACGCGCATCTCGCCCTCCATGCTGACGCCGTTGCCGAGCTCGTGCGCGCGATGACGGACCGACTCTGCACCTTGACCTGCACGGAACGGGCGCTCATCATCGATGCGGCATGGCTGCATGACATCGGAAAGTTGACGATTGCCCCTGAAACGCTGAACAAGCCTGGACCGCTCACCGATGCCGAATGGATCGAGATGCGCGATCATCCTGGCCGAGGAGCCGATTTTCTGAACCTCTCGCCGGGGCTCCGCCAGCTGGCGCCCTTTGTGCGCCACCATCATGAGCGAAATGACGGCACGGGGTATCCCGATGGACTGGCCGGATCGGACATTCCGCTCGGGGCGCGTCTCATCGGTGTCGCGGACGCCTACGACGCCATGATCTCCTGGCGACCATATCGAGCGCCCCGCAGCGAAACCGATGCTCGCGCGGAGCTCCGCAGGTGTTCCGGCTCGCAGTTCGACCCGGACGTCGTTGCGCTCTTTCTCGACGTCGTCTCGCTGCCCCGATCTCAGAGGAGAACATGA
- a CDS encoding HAD family hydrolase — MSKSITFDFHNTLIECDEWFQIEIRTLVSDVLRYWHDLGEIEVPPQMLQAADLEYRRLRQAIHVHGHELPADRSVRTILERIGFVLPWNAIDIALDAIMRNAFRHARPVAGAPETVRLLADHEIQLGVVSSAVHHDFLIWSLERYAMLEAFQEVITSASCGFYKSRPEIYWSAMADLGASPAESLHIGDSLRFDVGGAARAGMRTAWYQRPNARETISPELSPDITVRSMDGVAPILLTVLERS; from the coding sequence ATGAGCAAGAGCATCACGTTCGATTTTCACAACACGCTGATCGAGTGCGACGAGTGGTTCCAGATCGAGATCCGCACCCTGGTCAGCGACGTGCTGCGGTACTGGCACGACCTGGGGGAGATCGAAGTGCCGCCGCAGATGCTCCAGGCGGCCGATCTGGAATATCGCCGGCTCCGCCAGGCCATTCATGTTCACGGCCACGAACTGCCGGCCGACCGCTCCGTCCGCACGATCCTGGAGCGCATCGGGTTCGTGCTCCCCTGGAATGCGATCGACATTGCCCTGGACGCGATCATGCGCAACGCTTTCCGGCATGCTCGCCCGGTCGCCGGAGCACCCGAAACGGTTCGACTGCTCGCAGATCACGAAATCCAGCTCGGCGTCGTCTCGAGCGCGGTGCATCATGACTTCCTGATCTGGTCGCTCGAGCGATATGCCATGCTCGAAGCCTTTCAGGAAGTCATCACCTCGGCCTCTTGTGGCTTCTACAAGAGCCGGCCCGAGATCTACTGGTCTGCGATGGCGGACCTCGGCGCCAGCCCCGCTGAGTCCCTGCACATCGGCGATTCACTTCGTTTCGACGTCGGAGGCGCCGCGCGGGCAGGGATGCGCACCGCCTGGTACCAGCGCCCAAACGCCCGGGAAACCATATCCCCGGAGCTCTCCCCAGACATAACCGTGCGCTCGATGGACGGTGTCGCGCCGATTCTGCTCACCGTGTTGGAACGCTCGTGA
- the trmD gene encoding tRNA (guanosine(37)-N1)-methyltransferase TrmD — protein sequence MTLRFSIFTLFPEMFAGPFGESIIHRAIAAEKVRIDVYDLRVWTHDRHRTADDRPYGGGAGMVLMAPPIVEGVESVLGGQSARILITSAGGRAFDQQFAEELLAEENIVLICGHYEGIDARVNELLNAEEVSIGDYVLTGGELPAMVIVDAVTRLIPGVIDDASIVEESHQEGLLEYPHYTRPAEYRGLAVPPVLLSGHHAEVARWRRQQSIERTEKRNQTSN from the coding sequence GTGACCCTCCGTTTCTCGATCTTCACCCTCTTTCCGGAGATGTTCGCAGGGCCATTCGGGGAGAGCATCATTCACCGCGCCATCGCGGCCGAGAAAGTGCGAATCGACGTCTACGACCTGCGCGTCTGGACGCATGATCGTCACCGGACCGCGGACGACCGGCCCTACGGTGGCGGAGCGGGCATGGTGCTCATGGCTCCCCCGATCGTCGAAGGAGTCGAATCCGTTCTCGGCGGCCAATCTGCCCGAATTCTCATCACCAGCGCCGGCGGCCGCGCCTTCGATCAACAGTTCGCCGAAGAACTCCTTGCCGAAGAGAACATCGTGTTGATTTGTGGTCACTACGAGGGTATCGATGCACGGGTCAACGAGCTCCTGAACGCAGAGGAGGTCTCGATCGGGGACTACGTCCTCACAGGGGGAGAGCTTCCGGCGATGGTGATCGTGGACGCTGTCACGCGCCTCATTCCCGGCGTCATCGATGACGCGTCCATCGTCGAGGAATCGCATCAGGAAGGGCTGCTCGAGTATCCGCACTATACGCGGCCAGCAGAATACCGGGGCCTGGCGGTCCCTCCCGTGCTTCTCAGCGGGCATCACGCCGAAGTTGCCAGGTGGCGCAGACAGCAATCGATCGAGCGGACGGAAAAACGGAATCAGACCTCGAACTGA
- the recO gene encoding DNA repair protein RecO, with protein MKWSKWYHSPVNDAANISLPTPPRPSSRDRIYRTEAIVLSRFDMGETDRVFTLLTSDHGKIRAIAKGARRPTSKLAPSLDYFNRCRMMLSRGRDLDVITSVDVLERREALGERVSAFSHACHLAEVTSRLVPEGQDVPEVYRLLSAALSELEREREPWILARWYEMALLAVTGYRLDLYRCAACGNELIAEPNMLATRTGGVLCPNCWSSEPSGRVMSVNVQKVLRSLDRNGMGEVGRITIDPSLAAEIEGILALYMRSIAERDFTSLKVLREIREAAPQFEV; from the coding sequence GTGAAGTGGTCAAAATGGTACCATTCACCGGTGAACGACGCCGCGAATATCTCGCTTCCCACTCCACCTCGCCCCTCCAGCCGCGACCGCATCTATCGGACCGAAGCGATCGTCCTGAGTCGCTTCGACATGGGCGAAACCGATCGAGTGTTCACGCTCCTGACGAGCGATCACGGCAAGATTCGCGCGATCGCAAAGGGTGCACGCCGGCCGACGAGCAAACTGGCTCCCTCGCTCGACTACTTCAATCGTTGCCGCATGATGCTGAGCCGCGGCCGGGACCTGGATGTCATCACGTCGGTCGACGTTCTCGAGCGCCGGGAAGCGCTGGGAGAGCGGGTAAGCGCGTTCTCGCATGCTTGTCATCTGGCCGAGGTCACGAGCCGCCTGGTGCCGGAAGGGCAGGACGTCCCGGAGGTCTACCGGCTCCTGAGCGCGGCGCTGTCGGAACTCGAACGCGAGCGCGAACCCTGGATTCTTGCTCGTTGGTATGAGATGGCGCTCCTGGCGGTGACGGGCTATCGGCTCGACCTCTATCGATGCGCTGCCTGCGGCAACGAGCTGATCGCGGAACCGAACATGCTCGCAACCCGCACCGGAGGCGTGCTCTGCCCGAATTGCTGGTCATCCGAACCCTCAGGGCGAGTGATGTCGGTGAATGTGCAGAAGGTTCTTCGTTCGTTGGACCGGAACGGAATGGGCGAGGTGGGAAGGATCACCATCGATCCGTCGCTGGCCGCGGAGATCGAAGGCATCCTGGCGCTCTACATGCGATCGATTGCGGAGCGCGACTTCACGAGTCTCAAGGTTCTGCGCGAGATCCGGGAAGCGGCGCCTCAGTTCGAGGTCTGA
- a CDS encoding cytochrome c biogenesis CcdA family protein, with product MTSNVSILAAFVAGVLSITSPCVLPLIPLYLGHIAGVSVTGPSIDRQLVFRNAIAFVAGFSVVFIAMGVALGAAGSLVSTAEVVARNRYWLVRIGGALLLLLGLQQLGLIELPFLSRDRRIQHFTESTGSVTSSFVIGATFGAGWSPCVGPILGAILTMAAGQGDTVRAAWLLVAYSAGLAVPFLLFAALGTTSRVLKSMTRHLSAVNSVSGGIMVAVGAIMLLGIYQQLFARIASVVPWTPWEPTI from the coding sequence ATGACCAGTAACGTTTCCATCCTGGCGGCCTTCGTGGCCGGGGTGTTGTCGATCACGTCGCCTTGCGTGCTTCCCCTGATTCCGCTCTATCTCGGGCATATCGCCGGAGTCTCCGTCACCGGTCCATCCATCGATCGGCAGCTCGTCTTCAGAAATGCAATCGCATTCGTGGCCGGTTTTTCGGTGGTCTTCATTGCCATGGGCGTTGCCCTGGGCGCCGCCGGATCGCTTGTGTCCACCGCGGAAGTCGTCGCCCGCAACCGCTACTGGTTGGTTCGCATTGGGGGAGCGCTCCTGCTCCTCCTGGGACTGCAGCAGTTGGGCCTCATCGAGCTGCCGTTTCTCAGCCGAGACCGGCGCATCCAGCACTTCACCGAATCGACCGGTTCAGTGACGTCATCATTCGTGATTGGCGCCACCTTTGGCGCGGGATGGTCGCCCTGTGTCGGCCCTATCCTGGGCGCCATCCTCACCATGGCGGCCGGTCAGGGGGACACGGTGCGTGCCGCCTGGCTGCTGGTCGCCTACTCGGCTGGTCTGGCGGTGCCTTTCCTGCTTTTCGCCGCCCTTGGCACCACATCCCGCGTGCTGAAGAGCATGACGCGGCATCTATCCGCCGTGAATTCAGTATCTGGTGGCATCATGGTTGCCGTAGGGGCGATCATGTTGCTCGGGATCTACCAGCAGCTGTTCGCGCGCATTGCCTCGGTCGTTCCCTGGACGCCGTGGGAACCAACCATCTGA
- a CDS encoding cytochrome c biogenesis protein ResB, whose product MAQATLEKRSFRNNPLETLVDRVWRFFCSVRAAVVEIAILAVLVLIGTLRGSSVPQWIADRLPFTQGIVDRWYSWDVFHSIPFMLMLAILTIAITVCTINRAPGIWRTISSPTITTTRGFIRNAEVSASATVSEPVDSAVDEYASALKRKRYRVLSEQHGDATHVYADKNRLAKLATFPFHLALILILIGGIVGARYGFKENSFIIPEGSVREVGHGTGLSVKLDQFSDSWREDGTPASYRSDLILYKNGEEVKRQSITVNNPMSYGTTTFYQTSYGQAVQMRVTDADGNVLYDDSVELGIYRSSANPDAPAGIIKLPQAGVQLNIIAPDEDRANAPMLDNLNLKSGQMYVQMAETGPNASGELPDMVVEQGQPQELNGITVEFVRESRFTLLQVASNPGIPIFWTAAFLLVGGLAVTFYFPHRRIRAIFDQNGPGGATQIAMAPLAKRDWSGQRDFRNAVADLSKRFDTDFVVRERTDPFVKPGDSPLPDTA is encoded by the coding sequence ATGGCGCAAGCCACACTCGAGAAACGCAGCTTCCGCAACAACCCGCTCGAAACACTGGTCGACCGTGTTTGGCGCTTCTTTTGCTCTGTCCGGGCTGCGGTCGTCGAGATCGCGATCCTCGCCGTACTGGTGCTCATCGGCACGCTGCGTGGCAGTTCGGTTCCCCAATGGATCGCAGATCGCCTGCCGTTCACCCAGGGAATCGTCGACCGCTGGTACAGCTGGGACGTCTTCCACTCGATCCCGTTCATGCTCATGCTGGCAATCCTCACCATTGCCATCACGGTCTGCACGATCAATCGTGCGCCAGGCATTTGGCGCACCATCAGTTCGCCAACGATCACTACCACGCGTGGATTCATCCGCAACGCGGAGGTTTCCGCGAGCGCGACAGTCTCCGAGCCAGTCGACTCGGCGGTAGACGAATACGCCTCCGCGCTGAAGAGAAAACGCTACCGCGTCCTTTCCGAACAGCACGGTGATGCAACCCACGTCTATGCGGACAAGAACCGGCTGGCGAAGCTCGCCACCTTCCCGTTTCACCTCGCGCTCATCCTGATCCTGATCGGAGGGATCGTCGGCGCCCGCTATGGGTTCAAGGAAAACTCGTTCATCATCCCGGAAGGATCGGTGCGAGAGGTCGGTCACGGAACCGGTCTCAGCGTCAAGCTCGACCAGTTCAGTGATTCGTGGCGCGAGGACGGTACCCCCGCGAGTTATCGCAGCGACCTGATCCTCTACAAGAACGGCGAAGAGGTCAAGCGACAGTCGATAACCGTCAACAACCCCATGAGCTATGGCACGACCACCTTCTATCAGACGAGCTATGGGCAGGCCGTGCAGATGCGCGTGACCGATGCGGACGGCAACGTCCTCTATGACGACTCAGTCGAACTGGGCATCTATCGGTCGAGCGCGAATCCGGACGCCCCGGCCGGCATCATCAAGCTGCCTCAGGCCGGGGTGCAGCTCAACATCATCGCCCCCGACGAAGACCGCGCCAACGCTCCCATGCTCGACAACCTGAACCTGAAGAGCGGCCAGATGTACGTCCAGATGGCGGAAACTGGCCCGAACGCATCGGGCGAGCTTCCGGACATGGTGGTCGAGCAGGGCCAACCTCAGGAACTGAACGGCATCACCGTCGAGTTCGTGCGGGAAAGCCGCTTCACCCTGCTCCAGGTCGCGAGCAATCCGGGAATTCCTATCTTCTGGACCGCGGCGTTCCTGCTCGTAGGCGGACTGGCAGTCACGTTCTATTTCCCGCACAGGCGGATTCGCGCCATCTTCGATCAGAACGGTCCCGGTGGCGCCACGCAAATCGCCATGGCGCCGCTCGCCAAGCGTGATTGGTCGGGGCAGCGCGATTTCCGAAATGCAGTCGCCGACCTCTCGAAACGGTTCGATACCGATTTCGTCGTCCGCGAGCGAACCGATCCTTTTGTCAAGCCCGGCGATAGCCCGCTGCCCGACACAGCGTAG
- the ccsB gene encoding c-type cytochrome biogenesis protein CcsB: MEGMVRLSFYLFAAASISVAAAWVSYVVYAVGVIRVKRTAVATNTGITMSGPTAEFGPPSASAGRFGTLFGWFAVVFSGLAVLTRTIASHRGPYSNMFEFSLAFVFVVTLAYMLFERFYQVKQLGAIVMTIALGMCLYLWSLPPKMREVDALNPALQNRPLMTVHVSAAILAYATFAVSFAAAVLFLIQIRKNVSWLPSAEMLDDIGYRAVTVGFPMLALVLILGSVWAHQAWGAYWSWDPKETAALFTWLVYGVYLHTRSLRGWRGQRSAIILIIGFIAVGFTYYGNYFFGGMHAYGGVN; this comes from the coding sequence ATGGAAGGAATGGTCAGACTCTCGTTCTATCTCTTCGCGGCAGCTTCGATCTCGGTTGCCGCCGCCTGGGTGTCCTACGTCGTCTACGCCGTTGGGGTCATCCGTGTCAAACGCACGGCTGTCGCCACAAATACCGGCATCACCATGAGCGGGCCGACGGCTGAATTCGGTCCGCCATCGGCCAGCGCAGGTCGTTTCGGAACCCTCTTTGGCTGGTTTGCCGTCGTCTTTTCGGGTTTGGCGGTCCTGACGCGCACGATTGCATCCCACCGGGGACCGTACTCGAACATGTTCGAGTTCAGCCTGGCATTTGTCTTCGTCGTCACGCTCGCATACATGCTCTTCGAACGCTTCTATCAGGTGAAGCAGCTCGGAGCGATCGTGATGACGATCGCGCTGGGCATGTGCCTCTACCTGTGGTCGCTTCCGCCCAAGATGCGCGAGGTCGATGCGCTCAACCCCGCGCTGCAGAACCGTCCGCTCATGACGGTGCACGTCTCGGCTGCAATTCTCGCCTATGCCACCTTCGCGGTTTCTTTTGCGGCTGCGGTGCTCTTCCTGATTCAGATCCGCAAGAACGTTTCCTGGCTGCCCAGCGCGGAGATGCTGGACGATATCGGCTATCGAGCGGTGACGGTCGGCTTCCCCATGCTTGCGCTTGTGCTCATCCTTGGGTCGGTCTGGGCGCATCAGGCCTGGGGCGCGTATTGGTCATGGGACCCGAAAGAAACCGCCGCTCTCTTCACCTGGCTCGTCTATGGCGTCTACTTGCACACACGCTCGCTGCGCGGATGGCGCGGGCAGCGGAGCGCCATCATCCTGATCATTGGATTCATTGCCGTTGGGTTTACCTACTACGGCAACTATTTCTTCGGTGGAATGCACGCCTATGGCGGAGTCAATTGA
- a CDS encoding TlpA disulfide reductase family protein yields MAESIDVTERDSAAAQGAANPTVPSRGKQAMVGLAIAAGILLLAWFVAGRAGLSDVGKGGINSSLLPKVGQEAPDFVAVSPEGQVVHLSDFRGQPVWLNFWGAWCPPCRAEMPDIQTAWEQLEPQGLTLLAVSLGDKPSEAIEFAELNGATFQILLDPDRSLTSPTYPIYNFPTHIFIDEDGIVRKIVMSEMSADEAVAAAQSVLPEADIASSAEFSGQ; encoded by the coding sequence ATGGCGGAGTCAATTGACGTCACAGAGCGTGACAGCGCTGCTGCGCAAGGAGCAGCCAATCCCACGGTTCCGAGCCGCGGCAAGCAAGCGATGGTGGGCCTGGCGATCGCCGCTGGGATTCTCCTCCTTGCCTGGTTCGTCGCCGGCCGAGCGGGGCTGAGCGATGTCGGCAAGGGCGGGATCAATTCCTCCCTGTTGCCCAAAGTGGGTCAGGAAGCGCCGGATTTCGTTGCCGTCAGTCCGGAGGGACAGGTCGTTCACCTGAGCGATTTCCGCGGACAACCCGTGTGGCTGAATTTCTGGGGCGCCTGGTGCCCGCCATGCCGCGCCGAGATGCCCGATATCCAGACGGCATGGGAGCAGTTGGAACCCCAGGGGCTCACCCTGCTTGCGGTCAGTTTGGGCGACAAGCCGTCGGAAGCGATCGAGTTCGCGGAACTCAACGGGGCAACGTTCCAGATCCTGCTCGATCCGGACCGGTCGCTCACCAGTCCGACCTACCCGATCTACAACTTCCCGACGCATATCTTCATCGACGAGGACGGCATCGTCCGCAAGATCGTCATGTCTGAGATGAGCGCCGACGAAGCGGTAGCGGCCGCTCAATCCGTGCTTCCTGAAGCAGACATCGCAAGCAGCGCCGAGTTCTCAGGCCAATAA
- a CDS encoding bifunctional 4-hydroxy-2-oxoglutarate aldolase/2-dehydro-3-deoxy-phosphogluconate aldolase: MTNAGRIEDGHVVAVVRLDDLSKAVDLTKALAAGGVTSVEFTFTNPRAADVITTVRSAMGEDAFIGAGTVLDSETARIAILAGAQYIVTPSFRPETIQMCRRYSIPSLIGAFTPTEILTAWETGADFIKVHPASLGGPKYFKDVLAPFPHIKLIPSGGVTLDNAADFIKAGAVAVALGSALVDPKAVDSGDWQSITKRATALRASVAAAKA, from the coding sequence GTGACCAATGCGGGACGGATCGAAGACGGGCATGTCGTGGCCGTCGTACGGCTGGATGACTTGTCGAAAGCGGTCGATCTGACCAAAGCGCTGGCGGCAGGTGGAGTGACCTCGGTCGAATTCACCTTCACCAATCCACGCGCAGCGGACGTGATCACCACGGTTCGCTCCGCGATGGGCGAAGACGCGTTCATTGGCGCCGGCACCGTGCTCGATTCCGAAACGGCCCGAATCGCGATTCTGGCGGGCGCGCAATACATCGTCACCCCGTCGTTTCGGCCGGAGACGATTCAGATGTGCCGGCGGTACAGCATTCCGTCGCTGATCGGGGCGTTCACTCCGACCGAGATTCTGACCGCATGGGAGACAGGCGCGGACTTCATCAAGGTCCATCCGGCGAGCCTGGGCGGTCCGAAATACTTCAAGGACGTCCTGGCGCCGTTCCCGCACATCAAGCTCATTCCGTCGGGCGGGGTCACGCTCGACAACGCTGCAGACTTCATCAAAGCAGGGGCGGTGGCGGTGGCGCTCGGGAGCGCGCTCGTCGACCCGAAAGCGGTCGACTCAGGCGACTGGCAGTCGATCACCAAGCGGGCAACAGCCCTTCGAGCCTCGGTCGCCGCGGCCAAGGCGTAG